The nucleotide sequence AGTCCCCAAGTCTGCCTGGAATGGGatccttcctcttctttcagCTGTCACCCTATGCAGCCTATAGCCTTCTCAGGGgctaaatatttaacaaagaacATGATCCAAAAATATTTCTTACCAGCTCATCCTTAGTTTCAAACTGAGCAAGGACAGCTTCCAGTGAAGTACAGAATGTCTGACTGAATGTCCAGTTCCTTGTGTCTTccgaaaaataaaaacatttacttccAAATCCTATCCATCCTTTTGAGCAGGGAACATATGGAACATGTGAGTCCAGCTCTCTCCTTCTCACTAGAAGTTGGACAAACACAGTGAATATAACAAATTTTCTCATCCCTTTCATCTATTTTTCCACTTACCATCCTGAggtcagtctttttttctttacgtatgtatgtatacacacatatatacacacatatgcataaatgttgcatagtatatatatgtgaaagtcactcagtcatgtctgaatatgcagtccatggaattctccaggccagtggatctacccaacccagggattgaagccaggtctcccgcactgcaggcagattctttaccgtctgagccaccagggaaatttcaAAATGAGGGGTTTGAAGAAAAACATGATCGAATATCAACTAGACTCTTGTACTTTTAGAACTTttggcattttgtttttcttcacatCTGAGCAGGAGCTACTTTCAATTGGTAGACAGATTTTTAGAAATGCCTTCCATGCCCAAATGTGTTTGCTTTTCCCAATAAATAGCTTTCCGTTATATGTATTTTAGTACCATTCATTACATAATTTCCCTCATTATCATATTTTGCTTCCAGAAAGACATTCTCAAATGCCTGGCTATGTAATAAATACCCTCTATGGATGCTGCCCAATTCTCAGTTATGTGCAGAACTGCTGAGCTATAATGCATTGCCAACTAGTATTACTAATGCCTCTTAGGATGCTACTAGCCATAACGATTTATAAAGCACCAACTGCTAGTCAATATTTGGAAATTTGTTTGCATTTCACTGCTTCCCCAAACAACAGTGTTTTCTaagatcattttcttcttttggtttcTTGGAAAATGCAGTATTGAGATATGTGATCACTTGCTGAGTGCAAGCTAGTGGTAGTTGCTTTCCCTAAATGATTTTATTAGATCGAGAATTGCCTTGGAACAACATGTACTACAGAAActaatatatgaataaatgcatatatattttatatggtgAACTTTTACCCAAGGTCAGTCTTGAAGTATGCGTTGTACATTCAATTGTCGCCTCCTGGAGTCATCACTAACAGTCTTATCTCAGGTGTAGAAGCCATCAGTCCACTGATCGTCAAGCAGAGAATCTGTGTACCTCACTTCCCAGGGGTCCATGGACACTAATTGTTATAAAGAAATCAGTTTCTGTAGCATTTAATTTCTGTAGTACTCTTTCCAAGCATCGTACAGATTTCCCTTTCCCCATAGCCTCTTTATATCTGTCCTTCTTCTCTTGacaaaagaaaggcaaattccttACCTTTCCTAGATTTTACATCTCTTAAGGGTAAAAAAACTTCTAGTAGACAAAATATAGCATAGTTCAAATACTGATTTTAGTACCAAAAATACGATGTAGGGTTTccagaagttttttgttttatgtgaATTTCTGTCAAATATGTGTAAAAATATATGGGCCCTGATTAGATACTCTGTAACCAGCAATTTTCAGAGTATAGGCTATGGGAAGAATAGATGTTTTTGCTTCATAATCTCGCCTTTCCTCCCTTAGCCAACCTGATAGGAAATACTGTTGACTCAACTTTCAGAATAGACAGATTCCGATACCCTGTCCCACCTCCACTGTTATCACCAGGGCCAAGCCACTGTCCTATCTGGTGTGGATTTCTACAACTTTGTCCTAGTAGCTGTTCCTATGTCTAACTTTTCTTCTAACAATCTGTTCTCAATGTAATAGTCAAAATGATTATTCTACAATGAAATTCAGATCATGACATTCCTCTCCTACAATTTTTCTCATCTAGTTCCTCCCCATTGCACTCAGAACAAAATCCAAAATCTTTAACTGACTTATAATGCTGTGACTCCCAGCCCATTACTCTTCCTCATTCTCACCTTGCTTCAGCTGAAGAAGCTTCCTTACTGTTCCTCAAACCTATCAGGagattccttctttcattttgcttGTTCCCACCATCTGGAATGCTTTCCTCACATAGCCAATGGCTCCTTCATCTCCCTCAAAAGTTTGCTGAAAAGTCATCCTCTCAAGGAGGCTAGCCTATACACTTGTACTccttgagtgaatgagtgaaagtcgctcagtcatgtccgactctttgcgaccccaataactatacagtccatggaattctccaggtcagaatactggagtgggtagcagttcccttctccaggggatcttcccaacccagggattgaacccagtctcccatattgcaggcagattctttacaagctgagcgacaaggaagcccaagaatactggaatgggtagcctatcccttttctagcagatcttcccgacacaggaattgaactggggtctcctgcattgcaggtgaattcttcaccacctctatcaggaaagccccttgTACTCCTTACCCTGTTACTTTTTATTATAGTATTTGTGTCTTCCTGATAGAATAGGGGTTCACTGGcatggggatgtgtgtgtgtgtgtgtgtgtgtgtgcatgctttgtTTATGGTATACCATACCTCAAGCACTTCACACAGTGCCTGGTTCATAATggagctcaataaacatttattgactatGTAAAAgtgcaaagagaaggaaatggcaacccactccagtgttcttgcctcaagaatcccagggacaggggagcctggtgggctgtcgtctatggggttgcacagagtcggacacgactgaagcgacttagcagcaaaagtGCAAAGAACATTGTAAAGTTTAGAGAACACCCAACTTACCtgggaaaagagaataaaatagcaTTAGATTTGCAGCTAGGGATGCAATGAAGATGAAACAATAAAACTTGGCAGAAGTTACAAAAGATATAATTGGTAGGCATATCCTTTGGAGTATTCGTCCCAATTGGCTTGGCAGATAAAGAATTCCAAGTAATTTACCTATAAATGCAAATGTCAGAATCTCAATCTCATGGACATATTAGGGAGAAAAACTTGACTTGATTTAACACAGAATAAACCTGTAAAGTCAGCTGTACCTCACCTCTCCTATTGTCAACCTTCTTCACAAGAGATCAAAGTCCACAAATGATGGCCATGACCCAAAGGGGACTAGAGTAAGAGAAATTGAGTTTTTTCCCCTAGAGAATCTTCCAGTAATTGGAAGAACAGCTAGGGAAATAGTAAGaaacaaaaagagtaaaaatcaggatgaaaaaaaaaatccagatttacCTCCTTAAATGAGAAATCTGGTTAGAAGTACTGAGAAGAGCATTAGAAAATTAATCAGTGCAATTCATCATATTAACAGaataagagaagagaaaggatatgatcatctcaataagtATAGACAAAATATGTGAAAAACATAATATTCATCCAAGATAACAAATTCCAACAAATTAGGAATTGAAGGACATAAACCGATACTTGTCATTTGCAGAAATAGTACAGCTAACAAgatatttaatggtgaaaaagTGAACCCCTTCCACCAAAGGCCAGGAACAAGGAAAGGATGTCTGCTCTCACCAATCCAATTTAACATTTTACTAGAGGGTCTATCAATGCCAATGAGGCAAGAAAAGTACATAAAAAGCATAAAGAttagaaagaagtgaaagtgtttctAGAAGTCACATCCACTCACCtcccagtagaaatatcaatttGAAAATTATCTGCACATGAAAATACCTTCCCCAGAGCCAAGGATTCCAGGCACACCTACTCCCTGCCTCATCCCAGCTCCTTGTACTCCACCAATTCCAGGCAGATAATACAGCCTTAAAGTGattgcctccaatgtgggagacctgggtttgatccctgggtcaggaagatcccctggagaaggaaatggtaacccactccagtattcttgcctggagaatcccatggacagagaagcctggtagtctacagtccacggcgtcgcaaagaatcagacatgacttagtgacttcactgAATGCAGCCTCAGAGAGCTTCCACCCAGGGCTTCCTGTGGGCTCCTAGGAGCCCAGGCTCCTGTCTCCCCTCTGCACCTGCCAACTCCAGCAGTTCCAGGTGGGGCTCATGTGACACTTGGCTCCTGATGAACTCTTCGGGATCAGCCTCCCAAAACCCTTCCCTCAGGACTAGGCAGtccagaaaagagagagaccCATTCCTCTTGGGAAAAGGGGAGTAAAACAGCACCTGACTTCGCTACACCTCCCAGATCTGCCTTCCCCAGCATCACATCAGGCTTGATTCTGCAGGCTTACGTGACTCCCTGCAGGCTCCCACAAACCCAGGACCCCTCACCCCAGTGCTTGCCAGCTCCAGTGACCCAAGAGACACCAGCCTCCTGGCAGGCTCCTGGGAACCCAGACCTCCTTTCACCTCAAGGACTTCTGGCAAAGATATGGGCCTGAATGTGGTGGGGAACAGTGGGCAGGCCCTGGAGATCAGACTCTCAGACTTAGCTTTGTATCTATCATTTCTCTGTGGCCCTGCAAATGTTTATTCACCCAACTTCCCCTTTTTTCACGTCCATGTCAATGACCTTCTGCCCCTTTGCAACCCAAGCCGCCACCCCCAacatcttttgtctttagctggagaTGGTATTTCATGTGAAGTTTTTGGCCATTTTGAccagttactcagttttcctgaaTCTATCCCATGTATATTTGTTAGCcaacttttctttgattttctcttgttATCTATGTCAAATCAACTGAATTCTTAAACCAaccagaaaagcaaaggaaaatttcTCATCTCCTATGGTTTGTCTCTTCTTGTCTCCCTCTAAATTCGAATGCCTTATATTATACTCTGAACAAAATAACCaattttctaatttgaaaaatagTGTTAGGGATTATCTCACAGAAGAACAGAGAAATGAACCATAATACTGGTCTATTGGTTTTAACTTTAGTTTTATGTTCTAGAAAACTTAGTTAACTTACAGAaactgtttaaattaaaaaaaataataataatagctttcACACTTGCACTGCTCAAATAGTTTCAGCTACATAAGCCCTTGGTTTAGCTAGTAAACATTaaagctctttaagaattttctttttgattaagcGTGAACCCTGTGTTTCAGGAAATTCAATATCGTCTTGTCCttgataaaaaagtaaaattcagagaaagggagaaggaaagaaagatggaaatgcATGTTTTTACCAGAAAATAGATGTTCAGTAAAAGGTATTCTTTCTGCTGGGCTGAAGTACAAACATGCATGAGA is from Bubalus bubalis isolate 160015118507 breed Murrah chromosome 4, NDDB_SH_1, whole genome shotgun sequence and encodes:
- the LOC102402803 gene encoding C-type lectin domain family 2 member D11 isoform X1; the encoded protein is MFQRDSISKENMEEGRSGKLLGILYLPSQLGRILQRICLPIISFVTSAKFYCFIFIASLAANLMLFYSLFPVRRRELDSHVPYVPCSKGWIGFGSKCFYFSEDTRNWTFSQTFCTSLEAVLAQFETKDELNFLIRYKGHSDHWIGLSRESSHHVWKWTDNSKYNASFAITGDATCGYLNDLGVSSARRYTDRKWICSKQIMSPCP